Genomic segment of Nostoc sp. TCL240-02:
ATAAAATGCCAATACTCACAGATAATATCGGTAAACCAACGCTTTCTGGGATCATCTTTGGATAGAATAACCATCCAGCAATAGTTGTAGCAGAAGGATCGCCTTCTCCTTTTCCGACTTGGTTAGCGTTTAGCGCCGATGTAATAATTGTTAACCAATTTAAGCTATACCAAAAACCACAAATCAACCAAGCTATCATCAAAGATAAGCAAGCTTGTATTAGCTTTATTAATTTACGTTTTCTAATAAAACTAATTAATGTCCAAATACTAGGAACTAAAATAAAAATAAATCCTGTAGGTTTAGTCAACAATATTAAACCTATACCTACGCCCAATATGATAGTTAACCCCCATGACAAAAAACCAATATAACTATCTTTCCAAATTGTCAAAATTGTGAAAGTTACTATAACAATTGCTGTCAACCCATAATCTAATAAATAATCTGTCCTGATTATTCCTAAAATAGGAAACAATAAACAAAATATGCTGGCAGTTATGCTAGTTTTTCGGTTTTTAAATAAAAAGTTACCTAAATGATACACTGAAAGTATAATCATTGCAGTATATAATAAGTTCACCAAGCTTGCCTGGTCATATCCACGCCCAAACAACATCAAGAATGGTACGGTGCAAATATATAAAAAAGGAGCGCGATAACTTGGAGTTAATTGCCACAGAGATAACCACCAATTTCCTGAGAAGATATTAAAGTTTTGAAAAATTCTATAATGATGTAATGCTGTAGTTAAATGTGCGCTTTGATCGTAGGATGGAATCGAATCATCTAATAAAAACCAAGTTCTATCTATAGCTAATGCTATCAGCCAAATTATTAAGAGGATAATATAGTCTTTTCTACGCTGAGAAGGCACAAAATTATTCATATTTATTGCTCAAAAATAAAACTCAACTAATTATATATCTGTCATGTATTGCCGTTTAACTAAATATTATGTCCGCTTAACTACTTATTGAACGCCAAGAATGCCGCTTAATCCTGGAAAGTATTAAGAGATGGGGCGTAATGATTGTGGGAATCATAACTGCTTTTTTAGAAGATGTTTGAAAAGTCCTCTTGTCGGTATCAAAAGCTCTAGATCCTCCTAAATCTCCCGATGAATTGGGGGACTTTTATTCCGGTTCCCCATTTTCTCGTATTCTTGTTCAAAAATCAAAATAGAAACGTGGGGTTTAAATAGATGAAAACTGCTGTAATCAATAAAGCGATTGCATGGTGGCGAATATGATCTTCAATAAAACTGGCGATGAAATAATAACTGTGGTCATAGCCTTCTTGGTAACGCAAGTTTAGCGGCTGTTTAACATCTGCACAAGCTTTCTCAAACACTTCCGGTAGTAATTGTTCTGCTAAAAATTTATCAGCAGTCCCTTGGTCAATAAGAATTAAACTGTGATATCCTACTTGTCTGACTAATTCGCCAGCATCATAAGCACGCCAACTTTCTTGATTTTTGCCAAGATAACCACCAAAAGCCTTTTGTCCCCAAGGACAACGCATAGGTGCAGTGATAGGTGCAAAGGCTGATACTGATTTGTAAAGTTCTGGGTTTCTCATCGCACAGATAAGTGCCCCGTGTCCCCCCATTGAATGACCGAAAATACCTTGTTTTTCAGGTTGGGTGGGGAAATTTGCGTTAATCAAAGCAGTTAGTTCGTAGACGACATAACTATACATTTGGTAGTTTTTACGCCACGGTTCTTCTGTAGCATCAACATAAAAGCCTGCACCTGTACCAAAGTCCCAGTTATCATCCTCGCCTGCAATCCCAGTATTACGCGGACTAGTATCTGGTGCAACCAGCATCAAGCCGTACTCAGCCGCAAAGCGTTGCACTCCCCCCGCCTTCACCATAAAATTCTCTTCCGTGCAAGTCAACCCAGAGAGGAAATAGAGAATTGGCACAGGTTTATGAGTTGCTTGTGGTGGTTGATAAACAGCAAAACGCATTTCACCATTACAGGTTGAGGAGAAATGGCTGTAAAAGCCGAGTTTGCCACCGAAGCTTTTATATTCTGAAATGACGTTGACGTTAGGCATTGACTATATTCTTGAACTACCCGGTAATTAGCACTATATACCGCCGTAGGCATCGCATTTCAATCAACCTTGTGACTAGGTAATTTAGTCCCGCACCTTTTACAAAATCCAGCATCTATATCATGGAAAGCCAATCCACAGTTGGAACAAACCATTTCTACCTGATTAGCAGTTTTCACAACTTGCTTAATTAAATCCCCTACTTGCCAGGGAATCAGTGCAATTCCTGTGAAAATCATCAATACCGTTAGCAAACGTCCTAATTCAGAAATTGGAATAACATCGCCAAATCCCACAGTTGTCATTGTGACAACAGAGAAATAGAATGCATCCAAAAATGTCCCGTAATTTTGAGGATTAACTGGATGCTCTACTTGATATATTAAGCCAGAATAAATAAAAACAATTGCAAATAATGTAAATAATATCCGCGCAAAGATCATGCCATCTTCGGTGCTGATAGTAGCGAATAAAAATTTTCTATCTATAAATCTGATTAATCGTAAAATCCGAAACCATCGCAGTAGCCGGATAAAGCTAATATCCACCATCCCTATAAAGAATGGCAAAATTGCCATTAGGTCAATAATCGAATAAAAGCTAAAAATATACTGAATTTTGTTTTCTGCACTCCACAAACGGAGTAAATATTCCACCACGAATATGATGACGATCGCAGTATCGACTAGATGTAATTGAAATCGCACAGAATCAGGAATATTATAAGTTTCTGCGACGAAAATTCCTGATGATAATAGTACTAAAGCGGCAAGTGTTAAATTAATCGCCTTACCTATTGGTGTTTCTAGGTCTTTTAAGTAGAATTCTGTTTCTTGTCTGCTCAATAACATATTCGACTATTAACTAATCTTAATTCCCAGTTATAGCATCAGAAATACGATATTATTAATCACTATCCTTATATTAACCTCACTTTCTATGATTCCAGAATATTTTATGGGTTTAGCTTTGGCGCAAGCAAAAGAAGGAGATACACCTTACGGTGCTGTGATTGTTAAAGATAATGAAGTTGTTGCCGTAGCTTATAATACTGTAAGCAGAGACAACGATCCATCAGCCCATGCTGAAATCAACGTTATTCGTAGTTTAACAGCTAAACTTAAAAACTATTTTTTAGAAGGTTATTGTATATATACAACTTGCGAACCTTGTCCAATGTGTGCAACTGCTTGTGTTTGGAGTGGTTTATCAGAAATTGTATATGGTGCTTCAATTCAAGACTTAATCTCGATAAATCAATCACAAATTAATCTATCTTGTGAAGAGGTAATTGCTAAATCATTTAGAAGCATCAAAGTCACCAAAGGCGTTTTAAAAAATGAATGCTTAGAGTTATTTAAATAAACTACAACACATTGAACTTTTTCATTAGGTTAAGTGCAAATAATTGTAGCGACTTTCAAGACAGTCGCTACGGGCATTGGTTGGAATATTTTTGTCCCCAACACCGTTATCTGTGAAGTTGTATATAAGCCAATACGCTTGGGTTTCGTTCTTCAACCCAACATAAGTAAGTAGGCAGGAAAAAACCAAACTATGTAAAGAGAAGTAAATACGGAGAATACATCTACTGAGGTAACTAAAAGATGGGCGCTCGTTTAAGGGTATTTTTGACTCGTGAGCAAGACCAAACCCTGTTAACCCTAAGAACAGCAGATGTACCCCAGAAGATAAAAGACCGAGCAGAAGTAATCAGGTTAAACGCACATGGCTGGTATGTGGAAAAAATAGCGGGTTATTTAAATTGGACTCCACAGACAGTGAGAGAGGTTTTGCACAAATGGAAAAAGCAAGGTCTAAAAGGGCTTTGGGAACTACCTGGTCGAGGGGGGAAGACCAAGTGGACTGAAGTTGACATAGTGTTTTTGGAAGAGTGCCTTAAGAAAGAACCACGCACATACAACAGTCCTCAATTGGCAAAAAAATTAGAACGCGAGCGCAATGTGAAACTGAGTCCTGACAGATTAAGACGGGTACTCAAAAAAAGGGGGTCAAATGGAAGCGGGCAAGAAAGAGCCACAAAGGAAAACAAGATCCGATAGCCCAAGCTAAGAAGCAAGCAGACTTAGATATGCTGGAATTAGCCGCAGCATCGGGAGAAATCGATCTCAAGTATCTTGATGAGTCAGGCTTTTGTGTATGGAGCGAGCCAGGTTACACCTATTACTTCAGAGGTGAACAAAAACGTTTAGAACAAAAAAAGCGTCGTGGTCGTAGATTAAGCATTATCGGATTTCTTCAACCAATAATCAGTTTTGTTTATGGTTTGGTTATTGGGGGTGTTGACCGCAAGTCTTATATCCAAATGATGGAACAAGAAGCAGCTGATGCCGAAAAAACGGGACGTACAAGGGTAATTGTGCAGGATAACGGGCCTATCCACCGATGCAAAGAAGTACAAAATCTGTGGTCGAAATGGGAGAGGCAGGGTTTGTATATCTTCTTTTTGCCAAAATACTGCTCTGAAATGAACCCAATTGAATTGGAATGGCAACACCTTAAAAAAAATGAGCTATCTGGGCAAATATTTGATGATGAGTTAGACCTTGCTTATGCAGTCATTGATGGCGTTACAGCTAGGGGAGAAAAAGGAAACTATAGTACGCAACGTGTAAAATTTAACTCTAGTGCTTGTGATTAAGCTTTCGTTACATAGCTATAAATTTTCTCGCCTACCTACTTACGCCAGTTTTAGTTTTTAGCCTTAACTGAATCATGAATCATATTGGTATATAAGCGGCTTCAGCCCCCTTGCTTTGTCAAGGTTGGTTTTGTGCAGCTTCACATAGAAATAGTTTAAATAACCGCAATATCGCAGATTTAGGCAAATGATCGCGGAAATTCATTTGAAATCAAATCCTCTCGCTTGCTCGTAACTTGGAACTTTGATAAGTAAAGCTGATGAGTTCAATCAGGTTTACAAAAGTGAAATAGTTGATTAAAAAATGTAAAGCATTGTAAAGTGTATTTACAGGCAAAGACAAACAAGCCTGATTCATAAATCACTAACCGCACTTATAAAACAATGACAACAACTTTACAGCAGCGCTCAAGCGCCAACGTATGGGATCGATTCTGTGAATGGATCACCAGCACCAACAACCGGATTTACATTGGTTGGTTCGGCGTAGTCATGATACCCACCTTGCTAGCCGCAACAGCTTGCTTCGTAGTCGCCTTCATCGCTGCACCACCAGTAGACATCGATGGAATCCGCGAACCAGTAGCAGGTTCTTTGATTTACGGAAACAATATCATCTCCGGTGCAGTAGTACCTTCCTCCAACGCCATCGGTTTGCACTTCTACCCAATTTGGGAAGCAGCATCCTTAGATGAGTGGTTGTACAACGGTGGTCCTTACCAATTGGTAGTATTCCACTTCCTGATTGGCGTATTCTGCTACTTAGGTCGTGAATGGGAACTATCCTACCGCTTAGGTATGCGTCCTTGGATTGCAATTGCATATTCTGCACCTGTTGCAGCAGCAACCGCAGTATTCTTGGTATACCCAATCGGACAAGGTTCCTTCTCAGACGGTATGCCTTTAGGAATCTCAGGAACATTCAACTTCATGATCGTGTTCCAAGCAGAACACAACATCTTGATGCACCCCTTCCACCAACTAGGTGTAGCTGGTGTATTCGGCGGAAGCTTGTTCAGTGCAATGCACGGTTCACTAGTAACCTCATCTTTGGTTCGTGAAACAACTGAGACTGAATCACAAAACTACGGTTACAAATTCGGTCAAGAAGAAGAAACCTACAACATCGTTGCAGCCCACGGCTACTTCGGTCGTCTAATCTTCCAATACGCTTCCTTCAACAACAGCCGTTCACTGCACTTCTTCCTCGCAGCGTGGCCTGTAATCGGCATCTGGTTCACCGCCTTGGGTGTAAGCACAATGGCGTTCAACTTGAACGGTTTCAACTTCAACCAATCAATCATTGACTCTGAAGGTCGTGTGATTGCGACTTGGGCGGATGTAATCAACCGTGCTAACCTGGGTATGGAAGTAATGCACGAGCGTAACGCTCACAACTTCCCTCTAGATTTGGCATCTGCTGAATCTGCTCCTGTTGCTCTAACTGCTCCTGCTATTAACGGTTAATTTTGAAGTTTCACTAAATCAAAAAGCGCTCTCCCGATTGGGAGAGCGCTTTTGTTTATTTTTAGTTTCCGAGTATTATAATTCAAAGAAAAAGATAAATCTCTAAATCATCTTCGCTTAATTTTTTCCAATTCCTATAGCGGTTCTCCTGACTTTTCACGGGATGTGGAAAAGTCAGTTGGAGGGTAGAGGTACTAAGTTGCAATGAATGAATTAGCTTCTTCTGCTAGCTACAGAAGTTTATACCTCTACTGTATCTTGCCAGTGATTGAGTTCACCGAGATCGTACCGGATTGCTGTTTTCTCTTGTTGAGAGCTACCTACTGCACCGTATCCTCGCATATATTTCGGCTTCAATTCTGTAATTGCGATATTTGCTGCAATCAGGTTTGCCTGAATCGCATGAATTGCCCCAACAGTAGACATGGGAAGCTCAATATGCTGACCTTCTAGAACTCGAACCATCTGGGCGCGAATCCGAGCAATATTGACCAGCCTTAGGAAAGCTGACATTGGGGTAGCAATGGGCATCACAGGTACTGATGTTGCGAAAGAAGCTGCCGATATGGTACTGCTGGATGACAATTTTGCCACCATTGTCGCTGCTGTAGAAGAAGGGCGGGTAATCTACGACAATATCCGCACGTTTCTTAAGTACAGCATGACAGGTAATGCCAGTGGTGTCTGGATTATGTTGCTGGCTCCCCTAGTGGCGATGCCCTTACCCCTGCTACCACTGCAAATTCTCTGGATTAATTTGTTGGCAGATGGACTTTTGGTACTAGCACTCAGCGTCGAGCCTGCTGAACGCAACACAATGCAACGCCCGCCTTGCCGTCCCAATGAGAATATCTTTGGCCGGGGTGTAGGTAGAGACATCATCTGGGTAGGGCTACTAATGGGACTGTTCTTTTTGCTCTTGGGCTACGAGTATTGGTCAACCGCCCAAGCAAACTGCCAAACAATGGTATTTGTAACGCTGGCTTTTTCCCGGATGAGCCTAGCTTTGGCGATGCGATCTAATCTTGACTCGCTATTTAGGATTGGTCTTGTGAGTAACAAACCAATTTTAGGGGCAGTAGCACTGACTTTCGTCTTGCAGCTTGCAGTTATTTATATTCCTTGGCTGCGATCGTTTTTCCAGACACAGCCTTGTCTACTAGAGACTTGGTTCTCTGCTTGGCGATTAGCACTGTAGGTTTTTGGGCAATCGAACTTGAAAAATGGGTGATTCGTCGCCGTGCTAAGAATAGGCAATTGGCAGTCGGTAAAAAGTAAGCCAGCGCCCATCTTGGCTTTCCGTCGTTAGCGACATACTACTAAGTCGAAGTACGGACGTGCCAGAAGGAGTGTTACCCGTACTGCTAAAGCAGAATCCGCAGGGTAGGGTAATAGACGGAGATAATCCCTATGGCGAACTCATTGACTTTACTTGAATGCTCAGTCGTGGTGCAAACTACAGTATATCGATAGGAATAACGTTAAATTGATCTAAAAATTCATTTTTGGATCAATTTAAGAACAACATAAAAAACAACACTATACATGAGCATTAGCCAAATACTTAAGTTTCCAAGTCAGTGAGGTACAAAATGCATGACTCAAAATCAAATCAGATATAGAAATGTTTCTATCTCCTGCCTAATTCCTTCTAAGTCCGTCCAACAAGGCTAGCTACTACTGTAGCTAACTCAGCCGCTTCAATAGGTTTGGGTAAATGTAGCTGATAACCTTCTTGTATAGCTCGCATCCGATCTTCTGCCCTAGCATAAGCTGTCAATGCTGCTGCGGGAATATTTCCTCCTTGTTCTGGTGGTTGCGATCGCAGTTTGCGGATCAAAGAGTAACCATCCTCATTGGGCATACCAATGTCACTAACTAAAACATCTGGTTTCCATTGTGCAATTACCTGCAATGCTTCTTGAACTGATGCTACTGCTTTAACTTCGGCTTGGCACTGTTCAAGAACTGTGGTGATAAATTCACGACTATCGGTTTGGTCATCTACAACCACTACCCGCACACCAAGGAGGGAGACGAAGTGAAGAGGAGAACAGGGAACGGGGAGAGGCTGCGAGACTGTAAATAGATGACTTTTCAAAAGTGGCAACTTGACTATAAACGTTGCTCCTTGCTCTTTACCTGGACTATCTACGTGAACAGTACCACCATGTAATTCGACTAAATGACGCACGATCGCTAATCCTAGTCCTAATCCACCGTATGATCTAGTGTTAGAACTATCAGCTTGACGAAAGCGATCAAAGACGTAAGGGAGAAAATCAGGGCTAATACCAATGCCTGTGTCAATCACCTGAATTTGGGCATATTTCTCTGTTATGTGTTGTTTTTCTTCGCTAGTTACCACTGACAATTGCAACTCTACCTGTCCACCTGTGGGTGTAAATTTGATGGCATTAGATAACAGATTCCAGATTATTTGTTGCAAACGCTCGAAATCACCGGAAACTAGGAATTGGGAATTTTCGCCAATCGTGCTGTCTTTTGAACGTTGATTGCTTTGGGATTGTGCTTCTCTTGATTCTAGATTTTCGTGATTGATTTCTAATCTCAAATCGGAATCTGGCGCGATTGTTGCCACGGGGAGTATCCTCGGTGACGCATTTCGTGTCTCTTTTGAGGGAATGATGGAAAATTTTAAATCGATTTCCTTAGATTGGGCGGCTAGGCTAACAGTCTTTAGGCTCGACTCAATCATCGGAACCAAATTACAAGTACGGACATTGAGGCGTAACTTGCCTCTAATCATCCGCGATATATCTAGTAAGTCTTCAATTAGCTGGGTTTGCGCTTTGGCATTACGCTCAATTGTCTCCGTAGCCTTAGCCATTTGGCTTTCACTCAGCTTGCTTCGTTGCAGGAGTTGTGCCCAGCCCAAAATTGCATTGAGGGGCGATCGCAATTCGTGAGACAATATTCCCAGAAATTCATCTTTCATGCGGTTCGCCTCTTGCAACTGCTCAGTTTGTTTTTGCAAAGAAGCAATTAAACTAGCACGTTCCATTGCGATCGCTATTTGGTCACATACTGCTTGCATCATCCCCTTTTGATTCTCGGTAAAGCTTAACCGAGTGCGGCTGCCAAAAGAAAGAGTACCTAACAACCGCCCTTGGGCAATCAACGGATAACTATAATAAGCAGTAATACCTAAAGAACGAATCAATTCTGTTTTTGGATCAGTTGATTGCTGCACATTTTCTAAAGCTATTGCACAACATTCTTGGGCTACAGTACCGCAAACCGCTTCACCCAATCCCAACGACTCGATTTCCTTGGCCACTTCTTGGGAAATACCACTGTAAGACCCTAACTGCATTACTTGAGAGTTATCCTCAACCAAATAGTTCAAATAAACTTCTATTCCAATTTGCTCTCTTAGTTTTCGGTAGACGCTATCGATTAATAGTAATGGTTCTTGGCTTGAGAGTAAATCGTTGGCTGTGTCAAATAGTAGCTTTAGTCTTTTGTAACCTAACGAGAGTGCTTTTTCTGCCTGTTTGAGGTTGCTAATCTCTTGGAACACTAAGATACAGGTAGCCGGATGACCGTGCATCGCTGGCAAGGTATCAGCAAATATCAGTAGAGAGCGCACACCAGAGGGAGTGTGCCAATCTACTTCTAATCCATTGAGACGTTCACCAAGTGCAACCCGCACTCCTGGCATTTGTTCATTGGGAATGCGATCACCAGCTGCATCTGTATAGTGGTAAACTGTATGATAATCTTCAGCTGGTACACCTTTAGGAAATTTGCCCCCAGCTAATTCATTAGCAGAGCGATTGGCAAAAGTTACCCGCGCCGTTCCTGGTTCGATAAAAAGCAAGGGTCTTGGCATCAGATTTAATACATCCTCCAGCCATTTTTGCTGATTTAGAAGTATTTCTTCTGCCTGCTTGCGCTCCGTAATATCTAAAAATGCACCAACGCTTCCTCTAGTTTTACCCTCTTCATCAAACAGAGGTGCAACATACTCCAACAGGTTGACAATTTTGCCATTTTCATGGACTACTTCAAGTTCACAATCCACAACTTCGACACCATGAGCAGCAGAGTATTGCATTGGCAGTTCCTCTTCTGACAGTTCCCTTCCCTCTCGGTAGATTTTAAAGCTTGTGGATTTTTCATCATTAGGAACACTGAGAGAGGCATTTGTAGTTGACGATATCCCCAACTGCTTGGCAAAAGCAGGGTTTACCTTGATATTTTGGCATAGTGGATCTTCGGCAATGCCAATTCCAATGGGAATTACCTCTAACAAAGTTTGTAACTCAGTAATGCGGCGCTGTAGATCCTTGTTTAGTTGTAAGATTTTTTCTTTAGCTTGTTTTTGTTCGCTGATGTTACGAGTCACAGTTGCTAAGGCAATTGGCTGACCTGTGTTGTTGTCTGTAACAGTGAAGATATTGTAATCAACTGGTATTGGTTTTCCTGTTTGGAGATGCCGAAAGCAGAATTCTCCCTGCCAGCGCCCTTCTGATAGTACAGTCGGCAGTATATATTTTTGAAAATAGGTTTTGTCTTTGGGCATGAAGTAATCTAATACTACTTTTTGCCTCACTTCATCAAGGCTAGCAAGTCCTACCAGTTTTTGACCTGCATCATTTATATAGAGTAATTGACCCTCAAGGGTGGCGATGCCAATAAAGTCAGAGCTATTTTCTACCAGCGATACTAATTTTTGTTGCTCTGCTTCTGCAAGCTTACGTTCGCTCAAGTCGAGGATAAATGCTACTGACTCTTCCCGTTTTTCTCCTAACAACACGTAACCAACTAAAACTGGGATGCGGCTACCATCCTTGCGAATATATTCTTTCTCGTAGGGCGTACAAGTAGCGTTAGTGTTTCCTTGTGCTTCAGCGACACCTCGCAGATCCAAGTATAGATACTCTGGTGGTGTGATATTGCTCCAACTTAACCTACCCTCTGACAAATCTTCCTGGGTATAACCAATCATCCTGAGAAATTCGTCGTTTGCCTCCTGGATACCGCCATACACATCGCCAAACAGAATACCAATAACGTTAGAATCTACGAAACTCCCCAGTTTATCCTGGTAGGTTCTTAGTGCTTCCTGAGCAAGATCGCGTTGATGGCTAAGGCGTTCAATAACCCTGGCACTTTGCCAAATCAAAATAGTAAAAATGACAATTAAGATGATCGCAAACACCGATACTGCAAAAGCCGGATCGTATTGTCCTGCGCGTTGACCTTCAACAATTACCCACCCTAATATAAAAGGTACTGCGATCGCGGCAACCAATAAACGACGTGCCAGTAAGCCACCATAAGTATCACTTGTAACTACCCTCATTAACCCCTGTTCTGCCCGCGCCCACAGAATACCTATACTTAGCAAAATGAACAACACCGCTGTATGTAAAGCCATCGATGTTGTATAAGGGGCAAGTCCGTAAAGAACTTTCACTTTGTAGGCATAGCCCATGAGTGCCTGAAAGGAAATTAAAGTAGCGATCAGAGCGATAATCTGAGCAGACCAATAACTACGGTGGTTTTTAGGATTAATCAGAATCTGTAGGGCAACGCTGACTAGTATAAAGTTGAATGCTGTATTTACCCCCATTCGCCCCGGATAAAATGTCGTCATACTAGTTGGCGAATCAAGGAACAGCACCTCGTCAATGCCCAGATTCCAGCCGAACAGATATTCACACAGTGTAAGTGCAGCAATTGTGGTGACAGCTATTGCACAGACCCTTGAAATTACCAGAGTAGGGAAGTTGAGAAGTTGAAAGGTCGAAGAGTCAGGGTAGTTTTGAATTGTTCTTTTCCCTTGATTTTCTGCCTTTAAAAACAGCAAAAATGATAAACCAGACAGCACAAAACACAACGCTGTATTGACTTTCATCGTGGCGGGACTACCAGGGAAGCCGCGCTTGAGAACTTCAATTCCCAGCCACCAGCCAATTAGCACCAAGCTACCAACCAAGATGGGTATTA
This window contains:
- the fghA gene encoding S-formylglutathione hydrolase, with the protein product MPNVNVISEYKSFGGKLGFYSHFSSTCNGEMRFAVYQPPQATHKPVPILYFLSGLTCTEENFMVKAGGVQRFAAEYGLMLVAPDTSPRNTGIAGEDDNWDFGTGAGFYVDATEEPWRKNYQMYSYVVYELTALINANFPTQPEKQGIFGHSMGGHGALICAMRNPELYKSVSAFAPITAPMRCPWGQKAFGGYLGKNQESWRAYDAGELVRQVGYHSLILIDQGTADKFLAEQLLPEVFEKACADVKQPLNLRYQEGYDHSYYFIASFIEDHIRHHAIALLITAVFIYLNPTFLF
- a CDS encoding ion transporter; the encoded protein is MLLSRQETEFYLKDLETPIGKAINLTLAALVLLSSGIFVAETYNIPDSVRFQLHLVDTAIVIIFVVEYLLRLWSAENKIQYIFSFYSIIDLMAILPFFIGMVDISFIRLLRWFRILRLIRFIDRKFLFATISTEDGMIFARILFTLFAIVFIYSGLIYQVEHPVNPQNYGTFLDAFYFSVVTMTTVGFGDVIPISELGRLLTVLMIFTGIALIPWQVGDLIKQVVKTANQVEMVCSNCGLAFHDIDAGFCKRCGTKLPSHKVD
- a CDS encoding nucleoside deaminase, whose translation is MIPEYFMGLALAQAKEGDTPYGAVIVKDNEVVAVAYNTVSRDNDPSAHAEINVIRSLTAKLKNYFLEGYCIYTTCEPCPMCATACVWSGLSEIVYGASIQDLISINQSQINLSCEEVIAKSFRSIKVTKGVLKNECLELFK
- a CDS encoding IS630 family transposase (programmed frameshift), with the translated sequence MGARLRVFLTREQDQTLLTLRTADVPQKIKDRAEVIRLNAHGWYVEKIAGYLNWTPQTVREVLHKWKKQGLKGLWELPGRGGKTKWTEVDIVFLEECLKKEPRTYNSPQLAKKLERERNVKLSPDRLRRVLKKGVKWKRARKSHKGKQDPIAQAKKQADLDMLELAAASGEIDLKYLDESGFCVWSEPGYTYYFRGEQKRLEQKKRRGRRLSIIGFLQPIISFVYGLVIGGVDRKSYIQMMEQEAADAEKTGRTRVIVQDNGPIHRCKEVQNLWSKWERQGLYIFFLPKYCSEMNPIELEWQHLKKNELSGQIFDDELDLAYAVIDGVTARGEKGNYSTQRVKFNSSACD
- the psbA gene encoding photosystem II q(b) protein, producing the protein MTTTLQQRSSANVWDRFCEWITSTNNRIYIGWFGVVMIPTLLAATACFVVAFIAAPPVDIDGIREPVAGSLIYGNNIISGAVVPSSNAIGLHFYPIWEAASLDEWLYNGGPYQLVVFHFLIGVFCYLGREWELSYRLGMRPWIAIAYSAPVAAATAVFLVYPIGQGSFSDGMPLGISGTFNFMIVFQAEHNILMHPFHQLGVAGVFGGSLFSAMHGSLVTSSLVRETTETESQNYGYKFGQEEETYNIVAAHGYFGRLIFQYASFNNSRSLHFFLAAWPVIGIWFTALGVSTMAFNLNGFNFNQSIIDSEGRVIATWADVINRANLGMEVMHERNAHNFPLDLASAESAPVALTAPAING
- a CDS encoding PAS domain S-box protein, translating into MLKVNRLRLQDIFKIPRNSLVAKVASVIPILVGSLVLIGWWLGIEVLKRGFPGSPATMKVNTALCFVLSGLSFLLFLKAENQGKRTIQNYPDSSTFQLLNFPTLVISRVCAIAVTTIAALTLCEYLFGWNLGIDEVLFLDSPTSMTTFYPGRMGVNTAFNFILVSVALQILINPKNHRSYWSAQIIALIATLISFQALMGYAYKVKVLYGLAPYTTSMALHTAVLFILLSIGILWARAEQGLMRVVTSDTYGGLLARRLLVAAIAVPFILGWVIVEGQRAGQYDPAFAVSVFAIILIVIFTILIWQSARVIERLSHQRDLAQEALRTYQDKLGSFVDSNVIGILFGDVYGGIQEANDEFLRMIGYTQEDLSEGRLSWSNITPPEYLYLDLRGVAEAQGNTNATCTPYEKEYIRKDGSRIPVLVGYVLLGEKREESVAFILDLSERKLAEAEQQKLVSLVENSSDFIGIATLEGQLLYINDAGQKLVGLASLDEVRQKVVLDYFMPKDKTYFQKYILPTVLSEGRWQGEFCFRHLQTGKPIPVDYNIFTVTDNNTGQPIALATVTRNISEQKQAKEKILQLNKDLQRRITELQTLLEVIPIGIGIAEDPLCQNIKVNPAFAKQLGISSTTNASLSVPNDEKSTSFKIYREGRELSEEELPMQYSAAHGVEVVDCELEVVHENGKIVNLLEYVAPLFDEEGKTRGSVGAFLDITERKQAEEILLNQQKWLEDVLNLMPRPLLFIEPGTARVTFANRSANELAGGKFPKGVPAEDYHTVYHYTDAAGDRIPNEQMPGVRVALGERLNGLEVDWHTPSGVRSLLIFADTLPAMHGHPATCILVFQEISNLKQAEKALSLGYKRLKLLFDTANDLLSSQEPLLLIDSVYRKLREQIGIEVYLNYLVEDNSQVMQLGSYSGISQEVAKEIESLGLGEAVCGTVAQECCAIALENVQQSTDPKTELIRSLGITAYYSYPLIAQGRLLGTLSFGSRTRLSFTENQKGMMQAVCDQIAIAMERASLIASLQKQTEQLQEANRMKDEFLGILSHELRSPLNAILGWAQLLQRSKLSESQMAKATETIERNAKAQTQLIEDLLDISRMIRGKLRLNVRTCNLVPMIESSLKTVSLAAQSKEIDLKFSIIPSKETRNASPRILPVATIAPDSDLRLEINHENLESREAQSQSNQRSKDSTIGENSQFLVSGDFERLQQIIWNLLSNAIKFTPTGGQVELQLSVVTSEEKQHITEKYAQIQVIDTGIGISPDFLPYVFDRFRQADSSNTRSYGGLGLGLAIVRHLVELHGGTVHVDSPGKEQGATFIVKLPLLKSHLFTVSQPLPVPCSPLHFVSLLGVRVVVVDDQTDSREFITTVLEQCQAEVKAVASVQEALQVIAQWKPDVLVSDIGMPNEDGYSLIRKLRSQPPEQGGNIPAAALTAYARAEDRMRAIQEGYQLHLPKPIEAAELATVVASLVGRT